From one Treponema denticola genomic stretch:
- a CDS encoding DUF2156 domain-containing protein, whose translation MSIPQYPEFAPISLDMQSEMEFYLKRLPDGISELTFLNLYLFRHNYKYQVTKTEKLLIIIGEYKGESFFITPCCTVDVEITKELLAKYKKWMILSKSFLDNNTNVFNLPFLKELKIEEDRDNFDYVYLRKDLAELKGKDFHKKKTHINKFEKSYDKITIEPLTLENVEDAKKILEEWNSTKQDSNPENSDYEAALEALSILSRTSMMGIILYVWDEPVAWTLAEITQNNKTAVILFEKALASYKGSFQYINYAFAGYLPEYIEFINREQDLGDEGLRQAKMTYKPIKFIKKYRILS comes from the coding sequence ATGAGTATACCACAGTATCCTGAATTTGCACCCATTTCGTTGGACATGCAATCCGAAATGGAATTTTACTTAAAAAGGCTTCCTGACGGAATCTCGGAGCTGACTTTTCTGAATTTATACCTTTTTAGACATAATTATAAATATCAGGTAACAAAAACAGAAAAATTATTGATAATAATAGGGGAATATAAGGGTGAAAGCTTTTTTATAACCCCATGCTGTACAGTAGATGTCGAAATAACAAAGGAATTATTGGCAAAATATAAAAAATGGATGATCCTTTCAAAATCTTTTTTGGATAATAACACAAATGTATTCAATCTGCCTTTTTTAAAAGAGCTAAAAATTGAGGAGGATAGGGATAATTTTGACTATGTTTATCTCAGAAAAGATTTGGCCGAGTTAAAGGGTAAGGATTTTCATAAAAAAAAGACCCATATAAACAAGTTTGAGAAATCTTATGACAAAATAACAATCGAACCTCTCACCCTTGAAAATGTGGAAGATGCCAAAAAAATCCTTGAAGAATGGAACAGTACAAAACAGGACTCAAATCCTGAAAATTCCGACTATGAAGCAGCCTTAGAAGCCCTATCAATCTTAAGCAGAACCTCGATGATGGGCATCATTCTCTATGTTTGGGATGAACCTGTGGCTTGGACTCTTGCAGAAATAACACAAAACAATAAAACCGCCGTTATTTTATTTGAAAAAGCCTTAGCATCTTACAAAGGGAGTTTTCAGTACATCAATTATGCCTTTGCAGGTTATCTGCCTGAATACATAGAATTTATCAACAGAGAGCAGGATTTAGGCGATGAAGGCTTAAGACAAGCAAAAATGACATATAAACCGATAAAATTTATAAAAAAGTATAGAATTTTATCTTAA
- a CDS encoding DUF2715 domain-containing protein, with amino-acid sequence MKKIVFIIVALSCMLSLSAFDFMDISGDVGIGYMNHNMVTRYKRDSLKTNLAEGLGNVLGTGNLRLEDPKAVDSYNALALGLNLKMSYVYANISVGLPFTQIPTGDDPLAKKLKELGATNKLKNSVIVDGQIGVGINVLKSLPVNIFVGGGLGVNYIQTRRDLPDEFVKTIKDKHGNPVAKELNETRSVAMVGLGINVALRYYFTKNIGVSFDIKDTVHFIPFSNKRYYKGRTIDGSNFTYTITKDDKQDIKSLIKYSWANNLTLRLAVAFKL; translated from the coding sequence ATGAAAAAGATTGTTTTTATTATTGTGGCGTTAAGCTGTATGCTTTCTTTATCGGCCTTTGACTTTATGGATATTTCTGGTGATGTCGGTATCGGTTATATGAACCATAATATGGTAACTAGGTATAAGAGGGATTCTCTTAAAACTAATTTGGCAGAAGGTTTAGGGAATGTGCTAGGAACTGGAAACCTTAGACTGGAAGATCCGAAGGCTGTTGATTCATACAATGCCTTGGCCTTAGGATTAAACCTTAAAATGAGCTATGTGTATGCAAATATCAGCGTAGGTCTCCCCTTTACGCAGATACCTACAGGAGATGACCCTCTTGCAAAAAAATTGAAGGAGTTGGGAGCTACAAATAAGTTGAAAAATTCCGTTATTGTCGATGGCCAGATAGGGGTAGGCATAAATGTTTTAAAGAGTTTACCTGTCAATATTTTTGTAGGCGGCGGTTTGGGTGTAAACTATATTCAGACAAGAAGAGACCTTCCAGATGAATTTGTAAAAACGATAAAAGATAAACATGGTAACCCTGTTGCAAAGGAACTTAATGAAACTCGAAGTGTTGCTATGGTCGGGCTTGGTATAAATGTAGCTTTGCGTTACTATTTTACAAAAAATATTGGTGTTTCCTTTGATATTAAAGATACGGTACATTTTATTCCGTTTTCAAACAAAAGGTATTACAAAGGAAGAACAATAGACGGAAGTAATTTTACCTATACGATTACCAAGGATGATAAACAGGATATCAAGTCCCTTATAAAATACTCATGGGCCAACAACCTTACATTAAGATTGGCTGTAGCCTTTAAACTCTAA
- a CDS encoding alpha-amylase family glycosyl hydrolase, with protein MAMDFFFQEMEFHINGDVRKKCNLKSVLFSSCGNVIFENISEVHNFVFNFNSIVNEGLFGEGQAHLKAGELNAMGILDEVLHYVLRLYRQNVDADFFVKGYEFIEEEFKDKSLHSLDFLLKEFCKDFPPKDVYTDKLSLDEWFESNDSSSNVPNKLLAFEEFILLCLANRNPANAQFEVLFNDSNLKTIDSYEIFWDRIKKWSKKNKPIGSRLGKELGQLDILSFLEEPIKRCPNSILDQLKYIKENWSSFTQNLLLKLLGAEDLIREEEKAGWAPPQGGSFDAPVYTFENLLKEYEAFTPDKNWMPNLVLIAKSTLVWLDQLSKKYSAPITRLDQIPDEELKFFADSGITGLWLIGVWQRSEASRRIKEICGNPDAAASAYSIYDYDIAEELGGWPALANLRERAWKFGIRMAADMVPNHTGLDSKWIMEEPNLFLQTRDKPFPSYSYDGENLSRDGRTSVYLENGYYSKTDCAVVFKRVDNYSGDVRYIYHGNDGTGLPWNDTAQIDFLNSEAREKVIQKILHVARNFPIIRFDAAMVLAKKHIRRLWYPAPGSGGDIASRSRYALSIEEFERRIPEEFWREVVDRCAKEAPDTLLLAEAFWMMEGYFVRTLGMHRVYNSAFMNMLKKEENAKYRETIKNTLEFDPEVLRRYVNFMNNPDEETAIAQFGDGDKYFGVCTMMSAMPGLPMFGHGQLEGFTEKYGMEYKRAYKDEAVNYGLLERHKKEIFPLLKRRYIFSGVEKFRLFDFWNEGSVSENVFVWSNFFNGERSLIFYNNAYERASGWIKLSAAFAVKKSQNEKELRQENLIDALNLNSGEDYFTVFYEQRSSLFFLRKNSELAEKGFFAALDGYKCQVFLNIHEIKDDDGYCRALYQKADGRGFKDIEFEINKCKYGSLYNTIYDLCAKDLFPQISDYCDTYKKETIEDVSEAIEDISKKLYPRFLEFFNTFEEVFFKTFPYDEEKESLKSIKEKNETRALCFKNSIDCFLYLCSNEPSLIAENIKDESLKTEDILFLNALKSLVLDKKENVLLYTAGLLLSALFKFFPKEKIKMCCLDSALTELLCSFGLPEVNAKSTLFLLNRLFSLPETEKDFFENSDSKRDCVKDFMDFCVHDEVLKNYLGLNEWNGELWFNKESTERLILINILFKLVWKDWPEDGVHKCNILSLNFYAGIYLDMTKIFSAAEYKLKNIIDFSSEKA; from the coding sequence ATGGCTATGGACTTTTTTTTTCAAGAAATGGAATTTCACATTAACGGAGATGTCCGCAAAAAGTGTAATTTAAAGTCGGTTCTTTTTTCTTCATGCGGAAATGTCATATTTGAAAATATTTCCGAAGTTCATAATTTCGTTTTTAATTTTAATTCTATTGTAAACGAAGGCCTTTTTGGAGAAGGTCAAGCTCATTTAAAAGCAGGCGAATTAAATGCGATGGGAATTTTAGATGAAGTTCTTCATTATGTTTTAAGGCTTTACCGTCAAAATGTTGATGCCGATTTTTTTGTTAAAGGATATGAATTTATCGAAGAAGAATTTAAAGATAAAAGTCTGCATAGCCTCGATTTTTTGTTAAAAGAGTTTTGTAAAGATTTTCCTCCAAAGGATGTTTATACGGATAAGCTCTCATTGGATGAGTGGTTTGAATCAAATGACAGCTCATCAAATGTACCCAACAAATTGCTGGCCTTTGAAGAGTTTATTCTCCTATGTCTTGCAAATAGAAATCCTGCAAATGCACAGTTTGAGGTTTTATTTAATGATTCAAATTTAAAAACAATCGATTCATATGAAATTTTTTGGGACAGGATAAAAAAATGGTCAAAAAAGAATAAGCCCATAGGAAGCCGATTAGGAAAGGAGCTGGGGCAGCTGGATATTCTTTCTTTTTTAGAAGAACCCATTAAGCGTTGTCCAAATAGCATTTTAGACCAGCTTAAATATATAAAAGAAAACTGGAGCAGCTTTACTCAAAATCTTTTGCTTAAACTTTTGGGGGCCGAGGACTTAATAAGGGAAGAAGAAAAGGCTGGCTGGGCACCGCCTCAAGGAGGCAGCTTTGATGCTCCGGTCTACACATTTGAAAATTTGTTAAAAGAATACGAGGCCTTCACTCCCGATAAAAATTGGATGCCCAATTTGGTTTTAATAGCAAAGAGCACCTTGGTTTGGCTGGATCAGTTAAGTAAAAAATATTCCGCCCCGATTACGCGTCTTGATCAAATCCCCGATGAAGAGCTCAAATTTTTTGCAGATTCGGGAATTACCGGACTTTGGTTAATCGGCGTTTGGCAGCGTTCCGAGGCGAGCCGCCGTATTAAAGAAATTTGCGGAAATCCAGATGCGGCTGCAAGTGCATACAGTATCTATGACTATGACATCGCAGAAGAACTAGGCGGCTGGCCGGCTCTGGCTAATTTACGGGAAAGAGCTTGGAAGTTCGGAATCAGAATGGCGGCCGACATGGTTCCCAATCATACGGGCCTTGATTCCAAATGGATTATGGAAGAGCCGAATCTATTTTTGCAGACAAGAGATAAGCCCTTTCCTTCATACAGTTATGATGGTGAGAATCTTTCCCGAGACGGAAGAACAAGCGTTTATCTTGAAAACGGTTATTATTCAAAGACGGACTGTGCCGTGGTTTTTAAGCGCGTAGATAACTATTCCGGGGATGTTCGCTATATCTATCATGGAAATGACGGCACGGGCCTCCCGTGGAACGATACGGCTCAAATAGATTTTTTAAACAGTGAAGCCCGCGAAAAAGTTATTCAAAAAATTCTCCATGTTGCAAGAAATTTTCCAATCATACGCTTCGATGCGGCCATGGTTCTTGCTAAAAAACATATCCGCCGCCTATGGTATCCGGCTCCCGGTTCAGGCGGAGACATTGCAAGCCGTTCCCGCTATGCCCTCTCTATTGAAGAATTTGAAAGGAGAATCCCCGAAGAATTTTGGAGAGAGGTTGTAGACCGCTGTGCAAAAGAAGCTCCAGACACCCTCTTGCTTGCCGAAGCCTTTTGGATGATGGAAGGCTATTTTGTCCGCACCCTAGGAATGCACCGCGTATATAATTCCGCCTTTATGAATATGCTCAAAAAAGAAGAAAACGCAAAATACAGGGAAACCATAAAAAATACCCTCGAATTCGATCCTGAGGTATTAAGGCGTTATGTCAATTTTATGAATAACCCCGATGAAGAAACTGCCATAGCCCAATTCGGAGACGGAGATAAATACTTCGGTGTCTGCACGATGATGTCGGCTATGCCCGGGCTTCCTATGTTCGGGCACGGTCAGCTAGAAGGCTTTACCGAAAAGTACGGTATGGAATATAAAAGAGCTTATAAGGATGAGGCTGTAAACTACGGTCTGCTTGAAAGACATAAAAAGGAAATTTTCCCTCTTTTAAAAAGACGCTATATTTTTTCCGGTGTTGAAAAATTTAGGCTCTTTGATTTTTGGAATGAAGGAAGCGTAAGCGAAAATGTTTTTGTTTGGTCGAATTTTTTCAATGGAGAGCGTTCGTTGATTTTTTATAATAACGCCTATGAAAGAGCCTCCGGCTGGATTAAGCTTTCGGCAGCCTTTGCCGTAAAAAAATCGCAAAATGAAAAGGAATTAAGGCAGGAAAATCTTATAGATGCTCTTAATTTAAATTCGGGAGAGGATTATTTTACGGTGTTTTATGAACAGCGTTCTTCCTTATTCTTTTTAAGAAAAAATTCCGAGCTTGCCGAAAAAGGCTTTTTTGCAGCTTTGGACGGTTATAAATGCCAAGTATTTTTAAACATCCATGAGATTAAGGATGATGACGGCTATTGTAGGGCTCTTTATCAAAAAGCGGATGGACGGGGTTTTAAAGATATTGAATTTGAAATAAATAAATGTAAGTATGGAAGTCTTTACAATACTATTTACGACTTATGCGCTAAAGACTTGTTCCCTCAAATTTCGGATTATTGTGATACCTATAAAAAAGAAACAATTGAAGATGTATCGGAAGCAATTGAAGATATATCGAAAAAACTTTATCCTCGATTTTTAGAATTTTTTAATACCTTTGAAGAAGTATTTTTTAAGACCTTTCCTTATGATGAAGAAAAAGAAAGCTTAAAAAGCATTAAAGAAAAAAACGAGACGCGTGCTTTGTGCTTTAAAAATTCTATAGATTGCTTTTTATATCTTTGTTCAAATGAGCCTTCTTTGATTGCTGAAAATATTAAGGATGAAAGTCTTAAAACCGAAGATATTCTCTTTCTAAATGCTCTCAAGTCCTTGGTTCTTGACAAAAAAGAGAATGTGCTTTTGTATACGGCAGGCCTTTTATTGTCGGCCCTGTTTAAATTTTTTCCTAAAGAAAAGATTAAAATGTGCTGCCTTGATTCTGCTCTTACCGAGCTTCTTTGTTCTTTCGGCCTTCCCGAAGTAAATGCAAAAAGCACCTTATTTTTGTTAAACCGTTTATTTTCCTTGCCTGAAACTGAGAAAGATTTTTTTGAAAATTCGGATTCAAAAAGGGATTGCGTTAAGGACTTTATGGATTTTTGTGTACATGATGAAGTGCTAAAAAACTATTTAGGTTTAAACGAGTGGAATGGGGAGCTTTGGTTTAATAAAGAATCTACCGAGAGGCTGATTTTGATAAATATTTTGTTTAAACTTGTATGGAAAGATTGGCCTGAAGATGGTGTACATAAATGCAACATTTTATCTTTAAACTTTTATGCAGGAATTTATTTGGATATGACCAAGATATTTTCAGCTGCCGAATATAAGCTGAAAAATATTATTGATTTTTCAAGCGAAAAGGCCTAG
- a CDS encoding tetratricopeptide repeat protein, producing the protein MVSTIIISFFIIIIAVVILVLVATRSKSSSSGGRKKVKGRAVLMKEASRRLAQNPHDVEGLFIMGDIYYQDQDWEKAYTAYSALLDRMKPLEMNKQLDVAIRYGTCALKTNRLPEAKKGFLLAETINPKNLDVSYNLGYIYYLEKEYEKAVKFFKRTLILEPNSFLATKYLGYTLKHLHKYTEALPALKKALDFKPDDKEVLFAMGECFYETEATDRCLKILNHLRVDPVFGPQASLYTGMIKAKADQLERAIEDFQIGLKHTGTPLDISNELKYRLAQAYIKTHEIGQALHLLKEIQSISPGYKDAATLIMRYQELNKNKNLQIYLMSGQSEFVALCRKIVARFYPKAKVKIVDISVLAAYTDIVAEIDTSRFSDTVIFRFFRSQGTVGELLLRELHARLKEVKGGTGICMSAGTFTEEAVRFSEGRPLDLYDKTRLSSVLNSLK; encoded by the coding sequence ATGGTATCGACTATTATTATTTCCTTTTTTATTATTATTATTGCTGTTGTTATCCTTGTACTTGTAGCTACACGAAGCAAATCATCCTCTTCGGGAGGAAGAAAGAAAGTTAAAGGCAGAGCCGTTTTAATGAAAGAAGCTTCACGCCGCTTAGCTCAAAACCCTCATGATGTTGAAGGTTTATTTATAATGGGAGATATTTATTATCAAGACCAAGACTGGGAAAAGGCTTATACGGCATACTCAGCCTTACTGGATAGAATGAAACCGCTCGAAATGAATAAGCAGCTGGATGTTGCTATCAGGTATGGAACCTGTGCTCTAAAAACAAACAGGCTCCCTGAGGCAAAAAAAGGCTTTCTTCTTGCAGAAACAATCAATCCAAAAAATCTTGATGTAAGCTATAACTTAGGCTATATCTATTACCTCGAAAAAGAGTATGAAAAAGCCGTTAAATTTTTCAAAAGGACCTTAATACTTGAACCAAACAGCTTTTTGGCAACAAAGTATCTTGGATATACTTTAAAACATTTACATAAATACACTGAAGCCCTTCCGGCTTTAAAAAAAGCTCTGGACTTTAAACCCGATGATAAGGAAGTTTTGTTTGCAATGGGCGAATGTTTTTATGAAACGGAAGCTACCGACCGATGCTTAAAAATATTAAACCATCTTAGAGTAGATCCTGTTTTCGGCCCTCAAGCCTCATTATACACAGGTATGATAAAGGCAAAGGCCGATCAGCTGGAAAGAGCTATCGAAGACTTCCAAATAGGCTTAAAGCATACCGGCACACCTTTGGATATTTCTAACGAGCTAAAATATAGATTAGCTCAAGCCTATATAAAAACTCACGAAATTGGTCAAGCCCTTCATCTTTTAAAAGAAATCCAGTCCATAAGCCCGGGATATAAGGATGCGGCAACCTTAATAATGAGATATCAGGAATTAAACAAAAACAAAAACTTACAAATATACCTAATGTCGGGACAAAGTGAATTCGTAGCTCTTTGCCGCAAAATCGTAGCCCGTTTTTATCCGAAAGCTAAGGTAAAAATAGTGGATATTTCCGTATTGGCAGCCTACACCGATATAGTAGCCGAAATAGATACATCCCGTTTTTCGGATACGGTCATTTTTAGATTTTTTAGATCGCAGGGAACGGTAGGTGAGCTGCTTCTTAGAGAACTGCATGCACGGCTAAAAGAAGTCAAGGGCGGAACAGGAATTTGTATGAGCGCCGGAACCTTTACCGAAGAAGCTGTTAGGTTTTCTGAAGGGCGACCTTTAGACTTATACGACAAAACAAGGCTGTCAAGCGTTTTAAACTCCTTAAAATAA
- a CDS encoding DUF4139 domain-containing protein, which produces MKKLFFMLISLMCMTTVFSDPVKDFSEDDLPLKRVTLYSSGVAHYEHEGRVRGNGKIEMLFLPSQISDVLKSIFVKDPAAKNLSINYQSEDTLKKTMQSLKIDLSENNSIFKILNSQKGAEIEVYTPSKITGKILSVDKIEDSKPDMILSIAAADGVKIISLKDVQSFKFTDPQRNEDLQKALGLILEASAKERKLISIDIEAAGERNIGLSYVMEAPIWKPSYRLDMGNTSAAFQAWAIIDNSTDLDWKDVKLTLTSGRPIGFRQNLYEPYYTERETIPILAGQTAGIETFDSAYDDDMAYEETMPIPLMEKRAYAKAAAPSMDEAKESSYFENQAIAKSSAGEMFAFSPVKPVNLPRQKSTMIPLSLASLPAQKYSVFSNIPYGSDVHPKLCISIENNSGLKFPAGPITVFENGEYSGDAILEFLPENEKRLIAFGDDIDVKGTKTEDFDKHIHSLKIVKGVLTKRYKSSKNSVYTIKNSASKERSVIVEHFISSGFNLADEKKLLEKTSNKYRFNIKVKANAQEKLDVVEERFFEEIIQVNTMDNNSMIAIYSNSKMPEKIKKAFKDVLDEKVKVDKAQIALTSLQNEQKNLNAEQDRVRKNLQAVGSETQQGKLFLDKLLEIENSLENLKKKIGQSEKEYSNLRSAFLDYVEKINIE; this is translated from the coding sequence ATGAAAAAATTATTTTTTATGTTAATTTCGTTAATGTGTATGACTACAGTCTTTTCTGATCCGGTAAAGGATTTTAGTGAGGATGACCTTCCCTTAAAAAGGGTAACTCTATATTCTTCAGGTGTTGCTCATTATGAGCATGAGGGCAGGGTAAGAGGCAACGGAAAGATCGAGATGTTGTTTTTACCTTCTCAGATAAGTGACGTGCTAAAATCTATTTTTGTAAAAGATCCTGCTGCAAAGAATTTATCGATAAATTATCAATCGGAAGATACCCTTAAAAAAACTATGCAAAGTTTAAAGATAGATTTATCTGAAAATAACTCTATTTTTAAGATTCTTAACTCGCAGAAGGGTGCAGAAATTGAAGTTTACACGCCGAGTAAGATTACCGGTAAAATTTTAAGTGTGGATAAAATTGAGGATTCTAAACCGGATATGATTTTGTCGATTGCTGCGGCAGACGGTGTTAAGATAATATCCTTAAAAGATGTGCAATCTTTTAAATTTACGGATCCCCAAAGGAATGAGGACTTACAAAAGGCTTTAGGTCTTATTTTAGAGGCCTCTGCAAAAGAAAGGAAGCTTATTTCGATTGATATAGAAGCTGCCGGAGAGCGTAATATAGGGTTGTCTTATGTCATGGAAGCTCCTATTTGGAAGCCTTCGTATAGGCTTGATATGGGCAATACAAGTGCAGCTTTTCAGGCTTGGGCTATAATCGATAATTCTACGGATCTTGATTGGAAGGATGTAAAACTCACCCTTACAAGCGGCCGACCAATAGGCTTTAGACAAAATTTATATGAACCCTATTATACCGAGCGAGAAACTATTCCGATTCTTGCAGGTCAGACGGCCGGTATTGAAACCTTTGATTCCGCTTATGATGACGATATGGCTTATGAAGAAACTATGCCCATACCGCTGATGGAAAAAAGGGCTTATGCAAAGGCGGCTGCTCCCTCCATGGACGAAGCCAAGGAATCTTCTTATTTTGAAAATCAGGCCATTGCGAAGAGTAGTGCGGGGGAAATGTTTGCCTTCAGCCCTGTAAAGCCTGTTAATTTACCTAGGCAGAAGAGTACAATGATTCCGCTTAGCCTTGCATCGCTTCCTGCACAAAAATACTCGGTTTTTTCGAATATACCCTATGGTTCCGATGTACATCCTAAGTTATGTATCAGTATCGAAAATAATTCCGGGCTAAAGTTTCCTGCAGGGCCTATTACGGTTTTTGAAAATGGGGAGTACTCAGGCGACGCTATTTTGGAGTTTTTACCGGAAAATGAAAAACGGCTCATAGCCTTCGGTGATGATATAGATGTGAAGGGTACAAAAACCGAGGACTTTGACAAGCATATTCATAGCCTTAAAATAGTAAAAGGAGTTTTAACAAAAAGATATAAGTCGTCTAAAAACTCTGTCTATACTATCAAGAATTCTGCATCAAAAGAACGCTCCGTCATCGTTGAACATTTTATAAGTTCAGGTTTTAACCTTGCCGATGAAAAAAAATTGTTGGAAAAGACATCGAACAAGTATAGGTTTAATATCAAGGTTAAGGCTAACGCTCAAGAAAAACTTGATGTAGTTGAAGAAAGGTTTTTTGAAGAAATTATTCAAGTTAATACGATGGATAATAATTCCATGATAGCTATTTATTCCAATTCTAAGATGCCTGAAAAGATAAAAAAAGCTTTTAAGGATGTTTTAGATGAAAAGGTAAAAGTTGATAAGGCCCAAATTGCCTTGACTAGTTTACAAAATGAGCAAAAAAATCTTAATGCCGAGCAGGATCGAGTCCGTAAAAATCTTCAAGCTGTCGGTTCTGAGACTCAACAGGGTAAGCTTTTTTTAGATAAGCTTTTGGAGATAGAAAATTCTTTGGAGAATTTAAAGAAGAAAATCGGCCAAAGTGAAAAAGAATATTCTAATCTGCGATCCGCTTTTTTAGATTATGTTGAAAAAATTAATATAGAATAA
- a CDS encoding threonine synthase, with protein sequence MDLVSTRNNNKIVSFYEAVTNCMPADGGLYIPKEALDLSDWAYHLNETSSFTSIAGALTSAILREEFSPAVSERIAVSAFGNYSPRVRQLDEKFFLLDLFHGPTGCHRDFGFLWFASVLEHILTITDKKAIVLGTGTKKNGQSMAAAFWNKKRVKTLLIHPKGYASGIPEEYLAENGGSIYSVECDGDVKDVENLKRSVYLDRNLVGKYGLTLANTVNIGRLLPQIFFYFYAFTRFKKHSFGEIYYALHSGNYGNLSAGLFAWKSGLSLNGFITDSTPELSVNKDGDCFCKTMEVPLSRRSAADPVSPSNIERLEQIFEISPAIMKALIFPKQVDPKDYKELIRKAYQRYGVMIDTSTAAAYGAAIKSNILKNKGPETLVLISKDHPAFEADIIEEACGEKPNQPEYMKSLDKPIKNIKKIQPSKKEIENMLEYMER encoded by the coding sequence ATGGATTTAGTAAGTACAAGAAACAACAATAAGATTGTATCCTTTTATGAAGCAGTAACAAACTGTATGCCGGCAGACGGAGGGCTTTATATACCGAAAGAAGCCTTAGACTTAAGCGATTGGGCCTATCACCTTAACGAAACTTCAAGTTTTACATCTATTGCGGGAGCCTTAACCTCTGCAATCCTACGAGAAGAATTCAGCCCTGCAGTTTCGGAACGTATTGCTGTTTCAGCTTTCGGAAATTACAGCCCCAGAGTGCGCCAACTGGACGAAAAATTCTTTTTGCTGGACCTTTTTCACGGCCCTACCGGTTGCCATAGAGATTTCGGCTTTTTATGGTTTGCTTCAGTTCTTGAACATATTTTAACCATAACCGATAAAAAAGCCATAGTTTTAGGAACAGGAACCAAGAAAAACGGTCAAAGCATGGCTGCCGCCTTTTGGAACAAAAAAAGGGTAAAGACTCTTTTAATTCATCCCAAAGGTTATGCCTCCGGTATACCGGAAGAATATTTAGCCGAAAACGGAGGTTCTATTTACTCGGTAGAATGTGACGGAGATGTAAAGGATGTCGAAAACTTAAAAAGGTCCGTATATCTTGATAGGAATCTTGTAGGAAAATACGGTCTGACTTTAGCAAATACAGTAAACATAGGCAGACTTTTGCCCCAAATATTTTTCTATTTTTATGCTTTTACCCGCTTTAAAAAACACTCTTTTGGCGAAATCTATTATGCCCTCCACTCCGGTAATTATGGAAACCTTTCGGCAGGGCTTTTTGCATGGAAGAGCGGCCTTTCATTAAACGGGTTTATTACCGATTCTACGCCTGAACTATCGGTAAACAAAGATGGAGACTGCTTTTGCAAAACTATGGAAGTTCCTTTGAGCCGAAGAAGTGCAGCAGATCCTGTAAGTCCCTCAAATATCGAACGCTTGGAACAGATTTTCGAAATAAGCCCTGCAATTATGAAGGCATTGATTTTTCCTAAGCAGGTAGATCCAAAGGATTATAAAGAGCTTATACGAAAGGCCTATCAAAGATATGGAGTTATGATAGATACTTCGACAGCCGCAGCCTATGGAGCAGCCATAAAAAGTAATATTTTAAAAAATAAGGGCCCGGAAACCCTTGTTCTTATCTCAAAGGATCATCCGGCCTTTGAAGCCGATATAATCGAGGAGGCTTGCGGCGAAAAACCCAATCAACCGGAATACATGAAAAGTTTAGACAAACCTATAAAAAATATAAAAAAGATACAGCCATCTAAAAAAGAAATAGAAAATATGCTAGAATATATGGAGAGGTAG
- a CDS encoding DUF2715 domain-containing protein, giving the protein MKHKKIIFILIISVASAVFAFADFAISFGPAFTNYFVHTKNNGNLGTVHADIQKAVQELKDEKNNAAGLAVDLRAGFIYLMAQIAFPGKNHNDLVKDSRAEKDKFVAKNAFILDTQLGAGITLFKKTRFNLFLGGGLGLNAMKATQSISIAGQNLSYDKLDVMFGVGVNVLASFYFTKMIGIYGGIADTVYFAPLKVEKTFNVAGQPYTFSNKNTIQDVIANSVNLKLGLSIRL; this is encoded by the coding sequence ATGAAACACAAAAAAATAATTTTTATTTTGATTATTTCGGTTGCATCTGCTGTTTTTGCATTTGCAGATTTTGCGATTTCGTTCGGTCCTGCCTTTACGAATTATTTTGTTCACACTAAAAATAATGGTAATTTGGGTACAGTCCATGCTGATATACAAAAGGCAGTACAAGAGCTTAAAGACGAAAAGAATAATGCCGCAGGACTTGCTGTCGACCTTAGAGCGGGTTTTATTTATTTGATGGCCCAAATTGCCTTTCCCGGAAAAAACCATAACGATCTTGTAAAGGATTCACGTGCTGAAAAGGATAAGTTTGTAGCGAAGAATGCCTTTATTCTTGACACTCAGCTTGGAGCAGGTATAACTTTGTTTAAAAAAACAAGGTTTAACCTCTTTTTGGGAGGAGGTCTCGGTTTAAATGCTATGAAGGCTACTCAGTCTATTTCTATAGCTGGTCAAAATCTTAGTTACGACAAATTGGATGTCATGTTCGGTGTAGGCGTAAATGTTTTGGCAAGTTTTTACTTTACAAAAATGATAGGTATTTATGGAGGTATTGCCGATACTGTTTATTTTGCACCTCTGAAGGTTGAAAAAACTTTTAATGTCGCCGGTCAGCCCTACACTTTTTCAAATAAAAATACTATACAAGATGTTATTGCCAACAGTGTAAACTTAAAGTTAGGCCTTTCTATTAGGTTATAA